One segment of Herbaspirillum hiltneri N3 DNA contains the following:
- a CDS encoding patatin-like phospholipase family protein has translation MRRKPDASSPSSPRSSSASPKARIALVLQGGGALGAYQAGVYQAMHEHDLTPDWVVGTSIGAINAAIIAGNRREDRIPRLRAFWESVSHPDALDLHAVPDATRQLMTWATTMDTFARGVPGFFTPRPFNPFAVGLPVPPEEASFYNTEELRTTLNKYVDFDYLNDKTEGIRLTVSAVKVTCGSLVAFDSSLHMLSAEHVMASGALPPGFAPVRVDGDLYWDGGLYSNTPLEAVLSDEPRQDTLCMMVDLWHADGPEPRTYEEVQTRQKDVTFASRSQRHIDAYLKQHQLRKMARELYERMPAELRKPSDRKQLAELGADTTIHIVRLPYAGRDWNMASKDVNFSRGSIEWRWEQGYQDALRGIQVSQGCPFNVSDAGVVVHELPPVVEIATG, from the coding sequence ATGCGACGCAAACCCGACGCCAGCAGTCCCTCTTCCCCGCGTTCCTCCTCTGCCTCGCCGAAAGCGCGCATTGCGCTGGTGCTGCAAGGCGGTGGCGCGCTCGGCGCCTACCAGGCCGGCGTCTACCAGGCCATGCATGAACACGACCTGACGCCTGACTGGGTGGTCGGCACCTCGATCGGCGCAATCAACGCGGCCATCATCGCCGGCAACCGCCGCGAGGACCGCATTCCGCGCCTGCGTGCATTCTGGGAAAGCGTGTCGCACCCCGACGCGCTCGACCTGCACGCGGTGCCTGACGCCACCCGCCAGCTGATGACCTGGGCCACCACCATGGATACCTTCGCGCGCGGCGTGCCGGGATTTTTCACGCCGCGCCCGTTCAATCCGTTCGCCGTCGGCCTGCCGGTGCCGCCTGAAGAGGCCAGCTTCTACAACACCGAAGAACTGCGCACCACGCTCAACAAATACGTCGACTTCGATTATCTGAATGACAAGACCGAGGGTATCCGTCTGACCGTCAGCGCGGTCAAGGTTACCTGCGGCTCGCTGGTCGCGTTCGACTCCTCGCTACACATGCTGAGCGCCGAGCACGTGATGGCCAGCGGCGCGCTGCCGCCCGGTTTCGCACCGGTGCGGGTGGACGGCGATCTGTACTGGGACGGCGGTCTGTATTCGAACACGCCGCTGGAAGCGGTGCTCAGCGACGAACCGCGGCAGGATACGCTGTGCATGATGGTCGACCTGTGGCATGCCGACGGCCCCGAACCGCGCACCTACGAAGAAGTGCAGACGCGCCAGAAGGACGTCACCTTCGCTTCGCGTTCGCAACGCCACATCGACGCCTACCTGAAGCAGCACCAGCTGCGCAAGATGGCGCGCGAACTGTATGAACGGATGCCAGCGGAGCTGCGCAAGCCGTCCGACCGCAAGCAGCTGGCCGAACTGGGCGCCGACACCACCATCCACATCGTGCGCCTGCCCTACGCGGGTCGCGACTGGAACATGGCGTCCAAGGACGTCAACTTCTCGCGCGGCTCGATTGAATGGCGCTGGGAACAGGGTTACCAGGACGCATTGCGCGGCATCCAAGTCAGTCAAGGATGCCCGTTCAACGTATCGGACGCCGGCGTGGTGGTACATGAATTGCCGCCCGTGGTGGAGATCGCAACGGGCTGA
- a CDS encoding TetR/AcrR family transcriptional regulator: protein MTDSSNTADSILRCAQSLIIAGGYNGFSYADIAKVIGIRNASIHHHFPGKAVLVRTLVARYREEMQAGVARLEQHVSDPLEQLRAYAGFWEVCIADASSSFCVCALLASEMPILPEEIALEVRAHFRALAAWLTSVFTRGAQQDRLVLNGSAEAEADIFMATVHGAMLSARAYGDVKMFGAIVNPVLARVAREA from the coding sequence ATGACTGATTCCTCCAATACCGCCGACAGCATCCTGCGCTGTGCGCAATCCCTGATTATCGCCGGCGGCTACAACGGCTTCAGCTATGCCGACATCGCGAAAGTCATCGGCATCCGCAACGCCAGCATCCATCACCATTTCCCCGGCAAGGCGGTGCTGGTTCGCACGCTGGTGGCGCGCTATCGCGAGGAGATGCAGGCGGGCGTCGCCAGGCTGGAGCAACACGTTTCCGATCCGCTTGAGCAGCTTCGCGCGTATGCCGGATTCTGGGAGGTCTGCATCGCCGATGCGTCGTCCTCGTTCTGCGTCTGCGCCCTGCTGGCGAGCGAGATGCCGATCCTTCCGGAGGAAATCGCGCTGGAAGTGCGCGCCCATTTCCGTGCGCTGGCAGCCTGGCTGACCAGCGTTTTCACGCGCGGCGCGCAGCAAGACAGACTGGTGCTGAACGGGTCGGCCGAAGCGGAAGCTGACATTTTCATGGCGACCGTGCATGGCGCCATGCTGTCGGCCCGCGCCTACGGCGATGTAAAGATGTTCGGCGCCATCGTCAACCCGGTGCTGGCGCGCGTCGCACGCGAAGCCTGA
- a CDS encoding IclR family transcriptional regulator gives MNSSAPSHLTQPPAVATSERSLMVLSVIARHGKPIAVRKLKELTGLPQSTLYRHLLPLKKWGLVQEQDNFYAPGPLSVQLAWGFDHTSYLVSNAQPEMLQLAKKCGESVGLMVAVNDQVTCLDMVDSEQSLRCSFSKGRSHPLSRGASAKAVLAHLPQAMAENIVARQLHGKDDDIARLHAELAAIRSQGYAVSEGEVDWGVWGVSAPVFYKPGQAAGAITLMAPAIRAEERQRELIAATVQAAATISERLALF, from the coding sequence ATGAACTCTTCCGCCCCCTCTCATCTGACGCAGCCGCCTGCGGTTGCCACCAGCGAACGTTCGCTCATGGTGCTGTCGGTGATTGCGCGTCACGGCAAGCCGATTGCGGTGCGCAAGCTGAAGGAGCTGACCGGCTTGCCGCAGAGCACGCTGTATCGCCATCTGCTGCCGCTCAAGAAATGGGGCCTGGTGCAGGAGCAGGACAATTTCTACGCGCCCGGTCCGCTGAGCGTGCAGCTGGCCTGGGGCTTCGACCATACCTCTTATCTGGTCAGCAACGCCCAGCCCGAAATGCTGCAACTGGCCAAGAAGTGCGGCGAGAGCGTGGGCCTGATGGTGGCGGTCAACGATCAGGTCACCTGCCTCGACATGGTCGACAGCGAGCAATCGCTGCGCTGTTCGTTTTCCAAGGGCCGCTCGCATCCGCTGTCGCGCGGCGCGTCGGCCAAGGCGGTGCTGGCGCATCTGCCGCAAGCCATGGCCGAGAACATCGTCGCACGCCAGCTACACGGCAAGGATGACGACATCGCCCGCCTGCACGCCGAACTCGCCGCCATCCGCAGCCAGGGTTATGCGGTCAGCGAAGGCGAAGTCGACTGGGGCGTGTGGGGCGTGAGCGCCCCGGTGTTTTACAAGCCCGGCCAGGCCGCCGGAGCGATTACCCTGATGGCGCCGGCAATCCGGGCCGAAGAGCGGCAGCGCGAGCTGATTGCCGCCACGGTCCAGGCGGCAGCAACCATCAGCGAACGTCTTGCGTTGTTTTAA
- a CDS encoding DUF3717 domain-containing protein, producing the protein MAGMSDTTISLTELEEAINYWRIQRPATGEECALSPEVNALADVYAVMIIEHLHSIAVDLIGKESRQLFEAWRQARAGQGA; encoded by the coding sequence ATGGCCGGCATGAGCGATACCACTATTTCCCTGACGGAACTGGAAGAGGCAATCAACTACTGGCGCATCCAGCGTCCCGCCACCGGCGAGGAATGCGCGCTGTCGCCTGAAGTCAATGCGCTGGCCGACGTCTACGCCGTGATGATCATTGAACATCTGCACAGCATTGCCGTCGACCTGATCGGCAAGGAGTCGCGCCAGTTGTTCGAGGCTTGGCGGCAGGCCCGCGCCGGCCAGGGCGCCTGA
- the ehuC gene encoding ectoine/hydroxyectoine ABC transporter permease subunit EhuC — protein sequence MSLDFLPVFEGWPDLLHGAIVTVEITAISLVLGCILGLLVGLGRLDRSKRLRYGICTAYVTFIRGTPLLVQLFLLFFGLPQFDILLPAFLCGVLGLGIYSGAYVSEIVRGAIQSIDKGQMEAARSLGMSSGKAMRTIILPQAIVRMIPPLGNEFIALIKNSALVSLLTIADLMHEGQKIISVSYRSLEVYIAVALVYLVLTSLTSLALQRIEKHLRAGGAV from the coding sequence ATGAGCCTCGACTTTTTGCCCGTATTTGAGGGTTGGCCGGACCTGCTGCACGGGGCGATCGTGACGGTGGAAATCACCGCCATCTCGCTGGTGCTCGGTTGCATCCTCGGCCTGCTGGTCGGCCTCGGTCGACTGGATCGCAGCAAGCGCCTGCGCTACGGCATCTGTACTGCTTACGTCACCTTCATCCGCGGCACGCCGCTGCTGGTGCAACTGTTCCTGCTGTTCTTCGGCCTGCCGCAATTCGACATCCTGCTGCCGGCATTCCTCTGCGGCGTGCTGGGCCTGGGCATCTACTCCGGCGCCTATGTATCGGAGATCGTGCGCGGCGCCATCCAGTCGATCGACAAGGGCCAGATGGAAGCGGCGCGTTCCCTCGGGATGTCGTCCGGCAAGGCGATGCGCACCATCATCCTGCCGCAAGCCATCGTGCGCATGATTCCGCCGCTGGGCAACGAGTTCATCGCGCTGATCAAGAACTCGGCGCTGGTGTCGCTGCTGACCATCGCCGACCTGATGCACGAAGGCCAGAAGATCATCAGCGTGTCCTACCGTTCGCTGGAAGTCTATATCGCCGTCGCGCTGGTTTATCTGGTGCTCACCAGCCTCACCAGCCTGGCCTTGCAACGGATCGAGAAACACCTGCGTGCAGGAGGAGCCGTCTGA
- a CDS encoding SDR family NAD(P)-dependent oxidoreductase has translation MDLQLKGKTALVSGSTAGIGYAIAHTLAREGANIIVNGRTQAGVDEAVERIRSDTKGTVQGFAGDLSQAEVANEAVRRHPGINILVNNLGIFEPKAFEDIPDEDWLRFFDVNVLSGVRLARLVLPEMKRANWGRIIFISSESAVQIPTEMIHYGMTKTAQLAVSRGLAESVAGTGITVNSVLPGPTKSRGVGDFVEDLARSGDKTVEQVETEFFDHVRPTSLIKRFGTPQEVASLVAYVASPLASATTGAALRVDGGVIKSAF, from the coding sequence ATGGACTTGCAACTGAAAGGCAAGACGGCGCTGGTGAGTGGCAGTACGGCCGGCATCGGTTACGCGATCGCGCACACGCTGGCCCGGGAAGGCGCGAACATCATCGTCAACGGCAGGACGCAGGCCGGCGTCGACGAGGCGGTGGAGCGCATACGTTCGGATACCAAGGGGACGGTCCAGGGTTTTGCCGGCGACCTCAGCCAGGCCGAGGTGGCCAACGAGGCTGTCAGGCGTCATCCGGGCATCAACATCCTCGTGAACAATCTCGGCATCTTCGAGCCCAAGGCCTTTGAAGATATTCCCGACGAAGACTGGCTGCGCTTTTTCGACGTCAATGTCTTGAGCGGCGTGCGCCTCGCGCGCCTGGTGCTGCCGGAAATGAAGCGGGCGAATTGGGGCCGCATCATCTTCATCTCCAGCGAAAGCGCGGTGCAGATCCCCACCGAAATGATCCACTACGGCATGACCAAGACTGCGCAACTCGCGGTGTCGCGCGGCCTGGCGGAATCGGTCGCCGGCACCGGCATCACCGTCAACAGCGTATTGCCCGGCCCGACGAAATCCCGTGGCGTCGGGGACTTCGTCGAAGATTTGGCAAGATCGGGCGACAAGACCGTCGAGCAGGTCGAGACGGAATTCTTCGATCACGTGCGTCCGACGTCGCTGATCAAGCGCTTCGGGACCCCGCAGGAAGTGGCCTCGCTGGTGGCCTACGTAGCCAGCCCGCTCGCCTCCGCAACCACCGGTGCGGCGCTGCGCGTCGACGGCGGCGTGATCAAGAGCGCCTTCTGA
- a CDS encoding MFS transporter — protein sequence MFHSERAPDFKTVLLASGLVLTLAMGVRHGLGFWLQPISQAHGWTRETFSLAIALQNLMWGVFGPFAGMAADRYGTARVIVFGALLYMGGLLWMALVDQPMLFAVGSGVLIGAALSCTAFGAISGIVGRSAPPEKRSLAFGISSAAGSFGQFVMMPVEQQLISVTGWQQAFYWLAALVVAVMVPMAFRLREPKLAHDGKHEQSIWDATREAFAYRPFQFLIAGYFVCGFQVVFIGAHLPSYLKDKGLMDPNIAVAALALIGLFNIFGSYYAGKLGGFLPKRYLLSTIYLSRTIAISLFLLAPLSPWSVYIFSAAMGLLWLSTVPLTNGIIAGIFGLKHLSMLSGFVFLSHQVGSFLGVWLGGYLFTREGSYNTVWMITIGLGLFATVMNLPVNEKAIRRAPLAAS from the coding sequence ATGTTCCATTCCGAGCGCGCGCCCGATTTCAAGACCGTCCTCCTCGCCAGCGGCCTGGTGCTGACGCTGGCCATGGGCGTGCGTCACGGGCTGGGCTTCTGGCTGCAGCCGATTTCGCAGGCGCATGGCTGGACGCGCGAGACATTTTCACTGGCAATCGCCTTGCAGAATCTGATGTGGGGTGTGTTCGGGCCGTTCGCCGGGATGGCGGCGGATCGCTACGGCACCGCGCGCGTGATTGTCTTCGGCGCGCTGTTATACATGGGCGGCTTGCTGTGGATGGCGCTGGTGGATCAGCCGATGCTGTTCGCGGTGGGCTCGGGCGTGCTGATCGGCGCGGCCTTGTCGTGTACCGCCTTCGGCGCGATCAGCGGCATCGTCGGCCGCAGCGCGCCGCCGGAAAAACGCTCGCTGGCTTTCGGGATTTCATCGGCGGCGGGTTCCTTCGGCCAGTTCGTGATGATGCCGGTTGAGCAGCAACTGATTTCGGTGACCGGCTGGCAACAGGCGTTCTATTGGCTGGCGGCGCTGGTGGTGGCGGTGATGGTACCGATGGCGTTCCGCCTGCGCGAGCCGAAGCTGGCGCACGACGGCAAGCACGAACAGAGCATCTGGGATGCGACGCGCGAGGCGTTCGCCTACCGGCCGTTCCAGTTCCTGATCGCGGGTTATTTCGTGTGCGGCTTCCAGGTGGTGTTCATCGGCGCACATCTGCCGTCCTACCTCAAGGACAAGGGCCTGATGGATCCCAACATTGCGGTCGCGGCGCTGGCGCTGATCGGCCTGTTCAACATCTTCGGTTCGTATTACGCCGGCAAGCTTGGCGGCTTCCTGCCCAAGCGCTACCTGCTGTCGACCATCTATCTGTCGCGCACCATCGCCATCAGCCTGTTCCTGCTGGCGCCGCTGTCGCCGTGGTCGGTGTATATCTTCTCGGCTGCGATGGGCTTGCTGTGGCTGTCGACGGTGCCGCTCACCAACGGCATCATCGCGGGCATTTTCGGGCTCAAGCATCTGTCGATGCTGTCGGGCTTCGTGTTCCTGTCGCATCAGGTCGGCAGTTTCCTGGGGGTCTGGCTGGGCGGCTATCTGTTCACCCGCGAAGGCAGCTACAACACGGTCTGGATGATCACCATCGGACTCGGCCTGTTCGCCACGGTCATGAACCTGCCGGTCAACGAGAAGGCCATCCGGCGCGCGCCGCTGGCGGCGTCGTAA
- the phaP gene encoding TIGR01841 family phasin (Members of this family are phasins (small proteins associated with inclusions such as PHA granules). Note that several different families of phasins have been named PhaP despite very little sequence similarity to each other.) produces the protein MFSYQDQFSAATKTHFQAQLDLINTITTKTFEGLEKIVELNLSAAKASLEESAATAQQFASIKDPQELLALAQAQAQPTAEKAAAYGRHLASIVSATQAELTKATEAQVAETSRKVSALVEEIAKNAPAGSENAVALLKSAIGNANASYEQLTKNTKQAVETLEGHLSNAAKQFTQVAEKTAGRKK, from the coding sequence ATGTTTTCGTACCAAGATCAATTTTCCGCCGCAACCAAGACCCACTTCCAAGCTCAACTGGATCTGATCAACACCATCACCACCAAGACTTTTGAAGGTCTGGAGAAGATCGTTGAACTGAACCTGAGCGCCGCCAAGGCATCGCTGGAAGAGTCCGCCGCTACAGCACAGCAATTCGCCTCCATCAAGGATCCGCAAGAACTGCTGGCCCTGGCCCAGGCACAAGCCCAACCGACAGCTGAAAAGGCCGCCGCTTACGGTCGTCACCTGGCCAGCATCGTGTCGGCCACCCAGGCTGAACTGACCAAGGCTACTGAAGCGCAAGTCGCTGAAACCAGCCGCAAGGTCAGCGCCCTGGTCGAAGAAATCGCCAAGAACGCACCAGCCGGTTCGGAAAACGCAGTCGCCCTGTTGAAGTCGGCCATCGGCAACGCCAACGCCAGCTACGAGCAACTGACCAAGAACACCAAGCAAGCCGTGGAAACACTGGAAGGCCACCTGAGCAACGCTGCCAAGCAGTTCACTCAAGTCGCTGAAAAGACCGCCGGCCGCAAGAAGTAA
- a CDS encoding amino acid ABC transporter ATP-binding protein produces MSTPMINVSKLGKSFSGHRILHGIDLEVAASQVVVIIGPSGSGKSTLLRCCNGLEVAEEGSISICNQDLLVDGKMIADHALNDLRTQVGMVFQSFNLFPHLSVLENVTVGPRKIRGTPKDQADTLARALLAKVGLAAKADAMPATLSGGQKQRVAIARALAMQPKVMLFDEPTSALDPELVGEVLQVMKALANEGMTMIVVTHEMGFAREVADVVVVMDQGRIVEAGKPEQIFVNPVQERTRSFLQAVLARNNNSQAA; encoded by the coding sequence ATGTCCACACCCATGATCAATGTTTCCAAACTTGGCAAATCCTTCTCCGGCCACCGCATCCTCCACGGCATCGACCTCGAAGTCGCGGCCTCGCAAGTGGTCGTCATCATCGGCCCCAGCGGCTCCGGCAAGAGCACGCTGCTGCGCTGCTGCAACGGCCTCGAAGTGGCGGAAGAAGGCAGCATCTCGATCTGCAACCAGGACCTGCTGGTCGACGGCAAGATGATCGCCGACCATGCGCTCAACGATCTGCGTACGCAAGTCGGCATGGTGTTCCAGTCGTTCAACCTGTTCCCTCACCTGTCGGTGCTGGAGAACGTCACGGTCGGTCCGCGCAAGATCCGCGGCACGCCCAAGGACCAGGCCGACACGCTGGCGCGCGCGCTGCTGGCCAAGGTCGGCCTCGCCGCCAAGGCCGACGCCATGCCCGCCACCTTGTCGGGCGGCCAGAAGCAACGCGTGGCGATTGCCCGCGCACTGGCGATGCAACCGAAGGTCATGCTGTTCGACGAACCGACTTCGGCGCTCGATCCGGAACTGGTCGGCGAAGTGCTGCAGGTGATGAAGGCGCTGGCCAACGAAGGCATGACCATGATCGTGGTCACGCATGAAATGGGCTTCGCGCGCGAAGTCGCCGATGTCGTCGTGGTGATGGACCAGGGCCGCATCGTCGAGGCCGGCAAACCCGAACAGATTTTCGTCAACCCGGTGCAGGAGCGCACCCGCAGCTTCCTGCAGGCGGTGCTGGCGCGCAACAACAACTCACAGGCAGCATAG
- a CDS encoding DUF2846 domain-containing protein: protein MTKTIRPLLAITLLAAVLTGCASGPKYAEVADAIPAIKPGQGRIYFMRSTSVFGGALQPEIQLNNHVVGKSQPGGFFFVDRPAGPYRAKTSTETVMALDFSLYPGEVKYVRTEAAFGLLLARIGFSLLDASIAEEELQDLSYTGRPIAPVTPVAPMAPAAAR from the coding sequence ATGACTAAAACGATTCGTCCGTTGCTGGCCATCACCCTGCTGGCAGCCGTCCTGACCGGTTGCGCCTCGGGCCCGAAGTACGCTGAAGTGGCCGATGCAATCCCTGCCATCAAGCCTGGCCAGGGTCGCATTTATTTCATGCGCTCGACCTCAGTGTTCGGCGGGGCCCTGCAGCCGGAAATTCAACTCAACAATCACGTCGTAGGCAAGTCGCAGCCGGGCGGCTTCTTCTTCGTTGATCGTCCGGCGGGACCGTACCGGGCCAAGACCTCGACCGAGACGGTGATGGCTCTGGATTTCTCCCTGTATCCGGGTGAAGTGAAGTACGTGCGCACGGAAGCGGCCTTCGGTCTGCTGCTTGCCCGTATCGGTTTCTCCCTACTGGACGCGTCTATCGCCGAGGAGGAGTTGCAGGATCTGAGCTATACCGGGAGACCGATTGCGCCGGTCACCCCCGTTGCGCCGATGGCACCGGCGGCTGCCAGGTAA
- a CDS encoding catecholate siderophore receptor Fiu → MSIYIKSKKHGAAGRLVNLHNLGSSLALSTLALAAPFHVAADTLPEVNANERNESYKAERVSSPKFTQPLVNTTQTITVIKKELLQSQLATTLTEALQNSAGVGTFSAGENGRTDTGDAIFMRGFSTANSIFVDNIRDLGGVSRDLFNIEQIEVVKGPAGADNGRSAPTGYINMVTKQPMLENAYSGTATYGTGDQKRITADLNRHIDGLNGAAFRLNLLKQDSGVPGRDRVRNNRWGVAPSFAIGLGTPTRVFLNYLHLDRDNVPDAGIPTIGTPGFFNASTAGKSLQPVARRNYYGMAGDYDKSTTDMFTAVFEHDLSADVTIRNIARYGKTKQNYLIGSPYTIDGSNANPANWTVNRLLQTRDQENEIFTNQTNTLIKFSTGPVRHAITTGLEFIREKQTTILYTGPTLAAANLYAPNPYAPAGVQVRASGARNDGTTNTIGTYLFDTLELTPSFQLNAGVRLDRYTTDFSGIGLSTATSNPTLPVGTLVPTTLSKSDTLLNWKVGALYKPAPNGSIYAAYATSQQPPGGAAFVLTSNGSSLDNPNFTPQRTKTVEIGSKWEVFEKKLLLSAALFRTEVSNEIKQDAVTSNAFTQTGKKRVDGIELGASGEIVRGWSLNASAALMNAKVSDGTTNSLATSNQNNAAMSFSPKKTMTLWSTYQLPTGFTIGGGVRYVDTMARTASTTINGATNTPYAQSYWIADAMAAYQIDKNASIQLNLYNLNNARYTASLNNSGTRYIPGVERSAKLSLNLAY, encoded by the coding sequence ATGTCTATCTACATCAAGAGCAAGAAACACGGCGCCGCCGGCCGCCTGGTCAATCTGCACAATCTGGGTTCGTCGCTGGCACTGTCGACGCTGGCGCTGGCCGCACCGTTCCATGTCGCCGCCGACACGCTGCCCGAAGTCAATGCCAACGAGCGCAACGAATCCTACAAGGCCGAGCGCGTCAGCTCGCCCAAATTCACGCAGCCGCTGGTCAACACCACGCAGACCATCACCGTCATCAAGAAGGAGCTGCTGCAATCGCAGCTGGCAACCACGCTCACGGAAGCGCTGCAAAACAGCGCGGGCGTCGGGACCTTCAGCGCCGGCGAGAATGGTCGAACCGACACCGGCGATGCGATCTTCATGCGCGGCTTCAGCACCGCCAACAGCATCTTTGTCGACAACATCCGCGACCTCGGCGGCGTGTCGCGCGATCTGTTCAACATCGAGCAGATTGAAGTGGTCAAGGGTCCGGCCGGCGCCGACAACGGTCGCAGCGCACCGACCGGCTATATCAACATGGTGACCAAGCAGCCCATGCTGGAGAATGCCTATTCCGGAACAGCGACCTACGGCACGGGCGACCAGAAACGCATCACCGCCGATCTCAATCGCCATATCGACGGACTCAACGGCGCCGCCTTCCGGCTCAACCTGCTCAAGCAGGACAGCGGCGTGCCTGGCCGCGACCGAGTACGGAACAATCGCTGGGGCGTTGCGCCGTCGTTCGCCATCGGGCTCGGCACGCCGACCCGGGTCTTCCTGAATTATTTGCATCTGGACCGGGACAACGTGCCGGATGCGGGCATTCCTACCATCGGCACTCCGGGATTCTTCAATGCTTCGACGGCGGGCAAGTCGCTCCAGCCGGTAGCGCGCCGCAACTACTACGGCATGGCCGGCGACTACGACAAAAGCACTACCGACATGTTTACCGCCGTCTTTGAACACGATCTCAGCGCCGACGTGACGATTCGCAACATCGCGCGCTATGGCAAGACCAAGCAGAACTATCTGATCGGCAGTCCGTACACCATTGACGGCAGCAATGCCAACCCCGCCAACTGGACGGTAAACAGACTGCTGCAGACGAGGGATCAGGAAAATGAAATCTTCACCAACCAGACCAATACCCTGATCAAATTCAGCACCGGGCCTGTCAGGCATGCCATCACGACGGGGCTGGAGTTCATTCGGGAAAAACAGACCACGATTCTTTACACTGGTCCGACGCTCGCCGCCGCCAATCTGTATGCGCCGAATCCCTACGCACCTGCGGGTGTTCAGGTGCGTGCAAGCGGCGCTCGCAACGACGGTACGACCAACACCATCGGCACGTATCTGTTTGACACGCTCGAATTGACTCCTTCTTTTCAATTGAATGCCGGCGTGCGCTTGGATCGTTACACCACGGACTTCAGCGGCATCGGTTTGTCGACCGCCACCAGCAATCCGACCCTGCCCGTCGGGACCCTGGTGCCGACTACGCTGAGCAAATCCGACACCCTGCTCAACTGGAAGGTCGGCGCGCTGTACAAGCCCGCTCCCAACGGCAGTATCTACGCCGCCTATGCAACTTCACAACAGCCGCCGGGCGGGGCCGCATTTGTGTTGACCAGCAACGGTAGCAGTTTGGACAACCCCAACTTCACGCCGCAAAGAACCAAGACAGTGGAAATTGGTAGCAAATGGGAAGTGTTCGAGAAGAAGCTGCTGCTTTCCGCGGCACTGTTCCGCACCGAAGTCAGCAACGAGATCAAGCAGGACGCCGTCACCTCCAATGCGTTTACACAAACCGGCAAGAAGCGCGTTGACGGCATTGAGCTGGGCGCCTCCGGTGAGATCGTGCGAGGCTGGTCGCTCAATGCAAGTGCCGCACTGATGAACGCGAAGGTATCGGATGGCACCACCAATAGCTTGGCAACCAGCAATCAGAACAATGCAGCCATGAGCTTTTCTCCGAAAAAAACCATGACCTTGTGGAGTACCTATCAACTTCCCACTGGCTTCACTATCGGTGGCGGAGTTCGTTATGTCGACACGATGGCGCGCACTGCGAGCACCACCATAAATGGCGCCACCAACACACCGTACGCACAAAGCTATTGGATCGCCGACGCTATGGCGGCATACCAGATCGACAAGAACGCCAGCATCCAGCTGAACTTGTACAACTTGAACAACGCACGTTACACAGCGTCGCTCAACAATAGCGGTACGCGCTACATCCCAGGCGTAGAACGCTCGGCCAAACTTAGCCTGAACCTCGCGTACTGA
- a CDS encoding transporter substrate-binding domain-containing protein yields the protein MNHRRRLIRMLAAVSLAAGFTVAPALAAAQTVDVIRVATDATFPPFEFFKDGKRTGFDIELIELLAKTMGKKVEWTDIDFKGLIPGLVSRRFDVASSAIYITEERRRVVNFTDPYYPGGLVVLTKASNTAIKQPSDLAGKKVSVQVGTKSANYLKEYYPQAERIEVEKNQEMFNLVEIGRADAAVTGKPAAIEYAKTRPGMKVLDKQVSIELYGYAVRKDLPQLTEEMNAALKKVKLDGSYDKLVQKWLSSSAK from the coding sequence ATGAACCACCGCCGCCGCCTCATCCGCATGCTCGCCGCCGTCAGTCTCGCCGCCGGTTTTACCGTCGCCCCGGCATTGGCCGCTGCACAAACTGTTGACGTCATCCGCGTCGCCACCGACGCCACCTTCCCGCCGTTTGAATTCTTCAAGGACGGCAAGCGCACCGGCTTCGACATCGAACTGATCGAATTGCTGGCCAAGACCATGGGCAAGAAGGTCGAATGGACCGACATCGATTTCAAGGGCCTGATCCCGGGCCTGGTATCGCGCCGCTTCGACGTCGCATCGTCGGCCATCTACATCACGGAAGAGCGCCGCCGCGTCGTCAACTTTACCGACCCGTACTATCCGGGCGGCCTGGTGGTCTTGACCAAGGCCAGCAACACCGCGATCAAGCAACCGTCCGACCTGGCCGGCAAGAAGGTCTCGGTACAGGTCGGCACCAAGTCGGCGAACTACCTGAAAGAGTACTACCCGCAAGCCGAGCGCATCGAAGTCGAGAAGAACCAGGAGATGTTCAACCTGGTTGAAATCGGCCGCGCCGACGCCGCCGTCACCGGCAAGCCCGCCGCCATCGAATACGCCAAGACCCGCCCCGGCATGAAGGTGCTCGACAAACAGGTCAGCATCGAGCTGTACGGCTACGCCGTGCGCAAGGACCTGCCGCAGCTGACCGAAGAAATGAACGCCGCGCTCAAGAAGGTCAAGCTCGACGGCAGCTACGACAAGCTGGTGCAAAAGTGGCTGTCGTCGTCGGCCAAGTAA